The genome window TGGAACATGGCGCTGGGCGTTTACGAGGCCGTCAAAACGATTCCCGACGACTCGCGCGACGCGCTCGAGTCGTTCGGCGCGCGCGGCTGGCTCAGGTTCAAGCGTCTGCTGATGCCGGCCAGCGTGCCGAAGCTGGTGTACAACTCGATTCTGTCCTGGGTCGCGGGATGGTACTTCCTGATCGCGTGCGAAATCATCACAGTCGGTCCCGCCAGCTACCGGCTGCCGGGGCTGGGCAGTTTTCTGTGGGAGGCCGCTGAAAATGGACGCAACTTCGATCTCGTTGCGGGACTTCTCACCTTGCTCGCGATCATCGTGTTGATGGACATGATCGTGTGGCAGCCGCTGTCGGCGTGGGCGGAGAAGTTTCGCTACGAATTTGCGGCGTCGTCGGGCGCCGCGCAATCGCTGGGGATGTTCGACGCGCTGTCGGGCGTTGGCCCCGCCATCACGCGTGCGCTGCGCTCGATCCTGCTGCCTCCGATGAGGCTGATCGCGACCGCGCTAAACGCGATGCCGCGCGGTCCGCAACTCTCGCCGGAACAAAGCAGGCGCGCGGGCCAGATCGTGCGTACGCTGGTGATCGGCGCGATCGTGATCTTCACCTTGTGGGCGTTGGGGCGTGGCTTTTTCGCCTTGATCAGAACGCTCTCGCAGCCGTGGCCGTCGGACGCGAAGCAGATCCCGGCCGCAATCCTCGCCTCCACAATTCGGATGACGGTCGCCTACGCGATCTCGCTGGCATGGACGGTGCCGTGCGCGTTGGCCGCCAGCGAGAGTCCGCGCTTCAACCGAATCCTCTCGCCGATTGCGGAAATTGTCGGCTCGATGCCCGCGACGGCGCTGTTTCCGGTCATCGTCATCTTCGTCATCCAGATCACCGGCGGGATGAATCTCGCTTCGATCCTGCTCATCCTGACCGGGATGCAATGGTATCTGCTCTTCAACCTGCTCGCGGGCGTAAACCAGGTGCCCGAGGACTTGAAGGAAGCCGCGCGCGCGTTCGGGCTATCCCGCTACGCGCGCTGGCGCAAGCTGATTCTTCCCGCGGTGATGCCGTCGCTGATCACCGGCAGCATCACCGCGTGGGGCGGAGGATGGAACGCGCTCATCCTGTCGGAGTACTTCGTTTACAAAAACCAGACCTACCAGGTGACCGGAATCGGCGCGCTGCTGGACGCCGCCACCTATAAGACCGGCAACGGCGTGATGATCCTGCTGAGCCTGCTATCAATGATACTGGTGGTGCTACTGTTGAACCGGCTAATGTGGCGGCCGTTGTACAACCTGGCCACGGAGCGATACCGGCTGGACTACTGACACGTCCCTGACTATGTGCGATTCGGACTCATCTGACCCATGGCCCTGCTTGAGCTCAAACACATCTCGAAAAATTTCGCGCACGCCAAGGGCACGTTGCAGGTGCTCGACGACGTCAGCTTCAACGTGGATGAGGGCGAGTTCGTGGCGATCGTCGGGCCCTCGGGATGCGG of Candidatus Binatus sp. contains these proteins:
- a CDS encoding ABC transporter permease subunit, with product MLRVSVRAKMFKLEINTRRLINGSLAFIALAAIIALFFAYRSHAQHLIAHNVPVSIEHLPYYAFCSFYRMLAAYIIALLFSIIYGMAAARGGLYERILIPAIDIAQSVPVVGFFPAAVYFFVALAHGSRLGVEMAAVFLIFTSQAWNMALGVYEAVKTIPDDSRDALESFGARGWLRFKRLLMPASVPKLVYNSILSWVAGWYFLIACEIITVGPASYRLPGLGSFLWEAAENGRNFDLVAGLLTLLAIIVLMDMIVWQPLSAWAEKFRYEFAASSGAAQSLGMFDALSGVGPAITRALRSILLPPMRLIATALNAMPRGPQLSPEQSRRAGQIVRTLVIGAIVIFTLWALGRGFFALIRTLSQPWPSDAKQIPAAILASTIRMTVAYAISLAWTVPCALAASESPRFNRILSPIAEIVGSMPATALFPVIVIFVIQITGGMNLASILLILTGMQWYLLFNLLAGVNQVPEDLKEAARAFGLSRYARWRKLILPAVMPSLITGSITAWGGGWNALILSEYFVYKNQTYQVTGIGALLDAATYKTGNGVMILLSLLSMILVVLLLNRLMWRPLYNLATERYRLDY